The Vigna unguiculata cultivar IT97K-499-35 chromosome 11, ASM411807v1, whole genome shotgun sequence genomic sequence CATTTGGCATTTTTCTATGTATTCTCAAATTGTTGAAACTTTTTTTCAGGGAATTCTACCAGATGGAAGGCAAATTGCAGTGAAAAGGCTCTCAAAATTTTCTGGTCAGGGCTCACAGGAGTTCAAGAATGAAGTAATGTTTATAGCCAAATTGCAACATCGTAACCTCGTGAGACTTTTGGGATGCTGCTTAGAGGAAAATGAGAATATACTTGTATATGAGTATATGTGTAATGCAAGCCTTGATTCTCATCTCTTTGGTGGTATGTTTTACATATAGTTTTAGTGAATAACATTTTTCATGAGTTTTTGTAGTTTTTACTGCATTTTCTGAGCTCCAAATTAATCATGGTCTATGGAAATTAATCAAGTCGGGGGCTATTGGCTTTAAATTGTTAATGTGGAACTGAGTacagtttatattatttgttagctTATAAGACATCTGCTATATGATTTTTGTATCTGGTGTTTTCTTAAGACTAAGAGCAAGAACTCATGATGATGATCATCATGATGATAATAATACCAGAGAAAGTTATGGGGTAAAGTTCATTTCTATTCATAAGGTGAAACTGAATTCATGTTATCTTACTGTAATCAATAATCATAAGATTTCCTAAGGGGAAATAGGGAACCTCTTGAAAATGGTTGATATAAATAGTAATTCTGTTGTTTTTCCTTCCATGCTATTTGGTATTTGCTGAgctctttagttttttttttttttctttgcatgCTGCTCCTCTTTTGAgatatcttatttttcttgatGTTGTCAGGCATAGAGAAGAGAAAGCAACTTGATTGGAAACTAAGATTAAGCATTATCAATGGAATAGCAAAAGGTATTTTATATCTTCATGAAGACTCTCGACTCAAAGTAATTCACAGAGATCTCAAAGGTAGTAATGTTCTATTAGACCATGAGATGAATCCCAAAATATCAGATTTTGGATTGGCCAGGGCCTTTGAAATAGGACAGAACCAAGCAAATACAAAACGAGTAGTGGGCACCTAGTGAGTTCTACTAATACCTACCACTGCTTCAAATAATAGGATTTTTCTGATGCAGTTTTAACCACTTAACCATTTGAAAAATGAGATTTTTGTTATGTATTAATCATTCAATGTATAAGAGGAATAACAAAGTTGTTTTGCTTCCCTGCAGTGGATACATGGCTCCAGAGTATGCCATGGAAGGATTATTTTCCGTGAAATCTGATGTTTTCAGCTTTGGAGTTATTGTCCTAGAAATCATTTGTGGAAGAAAGAACAGTGGATTCCATCGATCAGAACATGGCCAAAGTCTTCTTTTATATGTGAGTTTTCCCTCATATTGATCCATGAGTTAATGAACCATACTAACTAGTGCTTAACACCATTAACAAATCACATTACATGCAGGCTTGGAACATATGGTGTGAAGGAAGATGTTTGGAATTGATGGATCCAGCACTGATAAAATCCTTCATAGCCAGTGAGGTTGTGAAGTGCATACACGTTGGTTTGCTTTGTGTTCAACAAGATGCAGCAGATAGACCAACCATGTCAACGGTTGTTCTGATGCTAGGAAGTGACACAATGACCCTTCCAAAACCCAATCACCCTGCATATTCTGTTGGAAGATTGACCTCTAATGATGCATCAACTTCAAGAAGTTCCAAGAATCTCTCTATTAATGATGTAACATTCTCAACCGTTTTAGCAAGATAATAGGGAATATTTTCCGTTAGTCAGGAGTATGTATTCATTGTATTTAAGACCAGAGCACTTATCTTGATGTTTTTAAGACGAGAGAAACTGTGACATTAAGAATATTGACCATAAAAGGAGTAGGTTATGCATATAAGATAGAAAAAAGGTTCATTTCATCATTCCTTTACATGGTCATGAGGTTGATCCTTTATAAAATCAATCTTGAATTCTTATAActcaacatataaaatataaattgcagtGACATGACCATTATGATGCACTGATATTTCAATTTAAGTCACGTATCCGTATCCGACACACATCCATGTCCGATTCTCTAGGATATTTTCttgatacttatcaatgaagtatctaatttatgaAGTCGTAATAAACTACaaaaaaatctttgaataatgacaaattttagtgacaaaaaataattagtcactatagtgacctaTTTAGGTACcaattataaactaaatatattattgtcaactaaaatagttcaaaaaattataattgatctctaaattggtaactaaaataatttctattataaattggtcactaacattaactaccaatgttttaatttggatttacacaataacaataatatatttattatgtttttaagaattattgtacacttttcaatattcatatatcacataTCTATTAtgtatcgtatcctattattttaaaaataaatgtatcgatGTATCGGATACGTGTCATATCCGATACACGTATCATATCCATACATCATAATCGTTAGCTATTAAAATGCCTTGTGGagcaataattatattttagaaattttaatttaatattccaCGTGTTGTTTCCATGGTGCTGTGTCTAACTAAGTTATTGAGTTGGATGGATAGTGTTAAGAGatttttgtgtatgcatgtttGAACTAGTTTCTTGGTAAACCTcttctaagaaaaataaataaattatcttctttataaattaaaaataatttatgtatgttatatttaacttaatattcaaattaaaaaaaagttatatgatTAAACTTTTACAAATTGACATATGTGTAAAATAGTTCTAATTTATGAAAAGCTATTTTACCTTTTTTCCTCAATCTTTTACTCCGAATTATAGAAGagtttcttcaaaaaaaatttcaagttcaaatcCTAAACGTGGCTAAATATTCAAAACCAAAGTTTTGTTGTTAATAATGATCCTATTATGCTCAAACAAGattaactttcataaaaatacatatataataactttattatatCAGTTTATCCTCACGCtatgtttggataaaaaaatttaggtcaCTTATGTCAATCAAAATAATAGTTATAGCTTGAAAAGGACCTCAATCAATTTCAAAGGATTTTCTTTAggaacttcaaaaaaaaatcttgataaattttaaccaaaaaacATATGACTAAAATAACTTAcaaaatgatatatattatttaattgttaaattattttaatatcgaAATGATTTTTTGCCTTGGTAAtaactgaaataaaaaattaaaattttataaatttaaattatctcattcaaacaaaacatttagaattttaatcttttcaGAATTATTAAAATTCCCATCCAATAAAAGGGGTAAGAGTTTTTgcaaatattgtattaaagttgacctgagttttgtttttttctctcctttttcttatttcttttcttatttatttgttctAGATGTGAGTCTTTCAGGGCGAAGAAATTGCCTCTGTACGTTAGTTAGAAATATGGCCATTTCTTCCTGTACCTCCTTTTTTTCCTTCTGCACCTCCataaaatatctcaataaacaaaatgaaaaatattaaaagttgttaatgtGTGTGACTCTTATATTATATCCAACtcaaaatctttaaaaatatagttttttatcataaaaaataaatttattaaataacaacaattaagTTATCCCAACTCATACACATAGTAAtatgtagaaaaataaaataaacgtAGTAATATAACTCATCTCCTctattctgaaaaaaaaaaaatcttattgtCATGGTATCAGACATCAATCTCATTAAGactaaactttatattttaatttatattctagAACAATCCAATAACATATCCAGATCTAGACTCTACATATGTGTATTAGTGGAAGGGTCTCTATTATTTTTGGTCCCATCCCACATCTTTAGAAGATGATGTATTTGTgggttttttctttcttttcttcatgtCACTAAATATTCTCATTTTTATGTAATGTGAtactttaaaactttaaaataataggtATATTGGTCACTCTCAATTTTTCTTCAACTGATCCATTTTGTTTGATGGGTAACTTCATATTTACATCTATATTGTCATAAGTAGCATTCAGATATGCTTGAAATATTGTCTAATCATAATTAAGTTTCAACAATAATACACATTAATATTTGATGAAATAAGTTGttgcaaattaataaaaaaagaacagAAATACTATTTATGGTAGTGTGTTTAAGTTTTGTCCAACATATGAATAAGGAAAAGTGAATAACACCCCACCTTCTCTAGTGGATTTCAGAGTAATAGAATAGTAGAGTTGGAGTATTTACAAATTGGCCGCCACACGTTAAAccaattagaaaaatatatttgagaaaGGGAAGGCatatatactttaatattataagcttttacttttatattaatatatagtttAATATTTAAGCTAGTGCATAGTTTTGAAATTtctcttgaaagaaaaaatcacAGTTGACTTTCCTTACATTCTTTTTGGTATATGATGAAACCAGATCGCACTTTCTgtatcatttttgttttcataatcaAATGCACTGCTGGCTACATGTTCGAGCCAGCTGTTGACTTTCCTCACAGTTGACTTTCCTTATATTCTGTTTGGTATGATGAAACCAGTTCGCACTTTCTGTCATTTTCATGAAACAAGAAAATTCCTTGCGTCACTCAAAATCTTAGCAACTATTCCATGATGGTGACACAAGCATGCTTTGGTTTCTTCTTATTACTAAGTTGGGGAACACTAGTTAGAAAGGCACAAACACAGATATTTGTGGGAAGTAATTGCCAAAACACCTCCCAAGAGCCTCTCAGCAGTGCATACCAAGCCAATCTTGATAAGATCCTCGCATGGATGCCTTCTGATGCAGCCACAAGCAGAGGCTATAACCACACCAGAATAGGCATCAACACTCCAGTGTATGGCCAATATGATTGCCGTGGTGATGTTGCTGAAAGCTTTTGCCATTTCTGTGTCTCCCTCGCAGCCAGAGAAGCCCCTAAACGCTGCCCCAATAGGGTTTCTGCTGTAGTGTGGTATGAGTACTGCATGCTAAGGTACTCTAATGAGAGCTTTTTTGGGAAAATTCTCACACACCCGACATGGCATGGGTTTGGACCAAAAAATGTATCCAACATGgaagaggttcgtagaggtGAAGGTTTTGTGAAAAGTATGATCAGTAAAGCAACTAAGGAAACCAACCAGTTGTACTATTTGGGTGGCTTCAATTTGAGTTCCACTCAGAAAAGGTATGGCATGGTGCACTGTGGCAGAGATCTCTCAAATGAAGGGTGCAGACAGTGTTTGGAGTTTTTATTAGCACAAATTCACAAATGTTGCGAGCAAAAAATAGGATGGTTTATTTGGTCTGGAACTTGTATGATAAGGTATGATGATCAAATGTTCTACCGTCTTAGCAACCAAACATCTTCACTTTCTCCGTCAAATGATGAAAAAGGTGAATCTAAACACtgtaaatttgtaataatacttttttgtctatttttttcgtAAGATTACAAAGATCggttattcttattttaatattgtcaCAGATAAACAAAGGGCTTATAGGAGGTCAAAAATCTTAATCATTAGCAGCAGTATTATGGGGTCAGTACTAATTCTATGTTTGAGCGTTTATTGCATCTGGTACAGGAGAAGAGTTAGAAAAGGTAGTTTCCTGCTATTACGCATGCCATAATTTGTATGAAAACTTGTTTAAAAGGCTCATTTGTTCAAATATGAACTCACAAACTTCTCTTTGTAGATGGGTTTCGTCTATCTTCGTTTCACAAAATTCAAACAGAGGATTCATGGACCACAGACCTTCCTATAATCCCATTAACCACAATTCTGCAGAGCACTGATAACTTTTCAGAAGCATGTAAATTAGGGGAAGGAGGATTTGGCACTGTTTACAAGGTTTTAATGACTTGAATTTATGATATAgattttttctccttttcagCTTTTATTTATTGCAAACTTTTATCAGGGAGTTCTAGCAGATGGAACTCAAATTGCAGTCAAAAGGCTCTCAAAGTTTTCAGGTCAAGGCTCGGAGGAGTTTAATAACGAAGTCCTGTTCATAGCTAACTTGCAACATCGCAATCTGGTTAGACTTTTGGCATGTTGCTTGGACGAAAATGAAAACATACTAGTATATGAGTATTTGCCGAATAAAAGTTTAGACTTTCACCTCTTTGGTATGTTTTCTCACGATTTCAGTGCTCAATTGTTTTTCTGCAATTTTTAGTTGAAAATTAGTCTTGGCTAACAAGTGAAGTGGTGCTACTATGAGCTCTGaagttgttttcttctttcataaCAAGAAACTAAGTTATCTTTAGGAAAAGCTAAATAGTTATTTGGTATCTGCTATATCTATACCCAAATATGTTTTCCTGTTCCAATCACTTCAGTGTCCTTGTTTTGTCAGATGATGAGAAGAGAAAGCAGTTTGATTGGAAACTAAGATTAAGGATTATCAATGGAATAGCAAGAGGTATTTTATACCTTCATGAGGATTCTAGAGTCACAGTAATTCATAGAGATCTCAAAGCTAGCAATGTTCTATTAGACCATGACATGAATCCCAAAATATCAGATTTTGGATTGGCAAGGGCATTTGAAATAGGACAGAAGCAGGCAAATACAAAACGAGTAATGGGCACTTAGTGAGTTCTACCCATTCCTAACATTTCTTTCAATAGTAGGATTTTTCTAATGCAATTAGAagttatttgaaaaatgaaattcctGTTATATTCTGTATAAGGAACTGAAAAAGTTGTGTTGATTTCCTTTAGTGGATACATGGCTCCAGAGTATGTTATGCAAGGAGTGTTTTCGGTGAAATCTGATGTTTTCAGCTTTGGAGTTCTTGTTCTAGAGATCATTTATGGGAGAAAGAACAGTGGATTGTCAGAACATGGTCAAACTCTTCTTTTATATGTGAGTCTTTCACCCTTATTGGTCATCAAATTATTCAACAAATCTTAATAAGTTTAACATTGTTCATAAAATTGCACATACTTGCAGGCTTGGAGAACATGGAGCGCAGGAAAATGTTTGGAAATGATTGATCCAATGCTTGAAAATTCCTTCATAGGCAGTGAAGTTGAGAGGTGTATACACATTGGTTTGTTGTGTGTTCAAGAAGATGCTAAGGATAGACCAACAATGTCTCATGTGGTTTTAATGCTGGCAAGTGATACAATGGTTCTTCCAAAACCCAAACACCCTGCATTTTCAGTTGGAATAATAGCCTCTGAAGAAGTGTACACATCAAAAAGTTCCAAGGATGTTTCTAAAAATGATCTAACAGTCTCTATTTCTTTACCAAGGTGAAGAACAATTGCATAAAGGATTTGCCAGTTCTCAAATGTAACAAAGTAAAGTTGTATTTAtcattcatttataaataaattatctattaaatttatatatatatatatatatatatatatatatatatatatatatatatgcaaaatAATGATAATGTGAATATTTAGTATATGtgtatatttacatttaaaatcCTCTTGACGAATTAaagttttagttaaaaaaaaaaatcataaagaaaTGTAAATACACTGTATATACAATTATACGCTGTTTTTAGATGAGTAGTGAAAAAAGattaatacatataatataactgCATAATAGGTGCATTACAATATGCACGTTTAAACAATTAAGTTATGTGATTAAACttctacaaaatatatataaaataatcttaacttattaaaatttattttatatttttgttcttcacTCCTAGTTATAAAAGAGTTTCTTCAAACACATTTACTATATCTATATATTCCTTCTAGTATCAAACTTTGATCAATAAgattcattttatgttttccttttcACACTTCACATCTTCCACCGCATATCTCTAAACCTCACAGTTGGATTATATTTGTCAAGAATTTTTTTCTCTGACATCACAAAATGacaatcaaaataataatatagttgATATTAATTGAAAGAGACCTCAATCAATGTCAAGagtgttttttatttcacttcCATAATTTTTCATGCACATctcttcatttttaaatttaattttttttttattttaagtattgaAATGTATAATTCAGAAATATTCTTAGGTACATGAtccagaaaataaaaaattatattttgaattacacgtaaaataaaaaatacattttaaattataattcaaatataaattttacattccacattttaaattatacagtccgaaacatgaaataaaataaaatacatttctacgattttaaatatatcaaatcaaatcaagGAATAGGAGAAGAACCTCAAAGATGCGGAGACAAAGAAGGAGATGAATGAGAATGCTCTCGGAGGAGGAGGTGGAGGAAGGACTTCCATGAAGGTGGAATCAGAACCTTTAGAATTCATCATATACCTTTGGATTTCAGACATGAGAGTCAATTTTTACAGCAAAGGAATGAACGATGGTGCTTACTAAGATAGTTGATCGAAAACTTACCATTTCTTCTTTTCGGAAATAAATAGAACACGCATTCCGCTTAGTGTAAATGAATAAAACGTCCTTGCATCTGAGATGAAAGACCGCTCAATCACAATCTCGCATTGAGAGAAGAAGATGGCGATAGAGGAAGAAAAAGGAGCGCCAGTGAATGTGAAGGGGCAGTGGAACAAAAGGGGAGAAAGGCGCAATGCTAGAGGAGGAAGAAGTTAGATATAACAACACAAGAACAAAATTGTTTTTTCACTTTACCTGTGGGGGGCAGCTAGAAATTATGGAGGTATAGGAAGCACTGGCCCAATGCTAATGAACTTTTCATGAACTTCAACAAAAAATGTCTTGATAAATTTTAACGAAAAAATAGTATTACCTaacattaactttaaaaaattcagaaaaatgatattctgtatttattaaattatttttaatctaaaaatatttgtaatgtttGGTAATAATCGAAATATTTTggattaaatgtatttttatctcttaattttcggtaaaaattagaattaattctttttaattatcaaattttccatccaataaaaaaaaatacgagttttatttgaatttcgGATTGTTCATCTGTTACTTTGTGAGAGAAGCATGAATTTAAGAATCCTTAGGAGTAttctcttcttcatttttttattaataatgagtttacctaagttttgttttttctcttctgcGTTCCATCTACCGTAGAATTGTTAATTGAAGTAGACTTGACTTGAACTTTTCTAGGGTTTATAAGTCATTTACAGTGTTGTCAATTTTGAATCAGTGTCTATAATGATTGAACACGCAATCCAACGTGATTTGCTTCTACCTACGGATAAATATcgtaatatttgattttaaaagaaTGGTTGCAAGAATATTATTTAAGGAATATTTGTTGtacaatattataaattaagaaattgtaTGACTTGACCCATTTTAAATCCTCTTAAAATGTATTGTACATAAATTTTAATGCACTATTATTCTATTATACTCGTAGAAGACACATTCCAACTTCTACAAAcaatagaaatttaaattatcctTTTGGCTTTCAGAAAAAagatgttttaaattaaaaaaaaaaacttatttgttataaatgagatttttattttatacattatacTAAGTATTATTATGTACTTTTGACATCTCCATTATAGacattataaagaaaaaaaaaatattgtcttcactttcaaaattttattaataaagggaaaagaaagataaaaaaaacatgagccaaaccaaattcatataataaaaaattaaaagattctAAACATGGATAGTTGAAACTTGTTacgaaaaaaaagaagaagtttaAGGAGTAATTTGATTTTTACATTTAGATATTTGGTTTGTCTTggttt encodes the following:
- the LOC114169339 gene encoding cysteine-rich receptor-like protein kinase 10, with amino-acid sequence MMVTQACFGFFLLLSWGTLVRKAQTQIFVGSNCQNTSQEPLSSAYQANLDKILAWMPSDAATSRGYNHTRIGINTPVYGQYDCRGDVAESFCHFCVSLAAREAPKRCPNRVSAVVWYEYCMLRYSNESFFGKILTHPTWHGFGPKNVSNMEEVRRGEGFVKSMISKATKETNQLYYLGGFNLSSTQKRYGMVHCGRDLSNEGCRQCLEFLLAQIHKCCEQKIGWFIWSGTCMIRYDDQMFYRLSNQTSSLSPSNDEKDKQRAYRRSKILIISSSIMGSVLILCLSVYCIWYRRRVRKDGFRLSSFHKIQTEDSWTTDLPIIPLTTILQSTDNFSEACKLGEGGFGTVYKGVLADGTQIAVKRLSKFSGQGSEEFNNEVLFIANLQHRNLVRLLACCLDENENILVYEYLPNKSLDFHLFDDEKRKQFDWKLRLRIINGIARGILYLHEDSRVTVIHRDLKASNVLLDHDMNPKISDFGLARAFEIGQKQANTKRVMGTYGYMAPEYVMQGVFSVKSDVFSFGVLVLEIIYGRKNSGLSEHGQTLLLYAWRTWSAGKCLEMIDPMLENSFIGSEVERCIHIGLLCVQEDAKDRPTMSHVVLMLASDTMVLPKPKHPAFSVGIIASEEVYTSKSSKDVSKNDLTVSISLPR